Proteins encoded by one window of Lutibacter sp. A64:
- a CDS encoding serine O-acetyltransferase, whose product MTDKERSIRKIISSKNRPHLDFSLKTKTEKFTDNLFYTLFDANACVAKNIEQLELDFDEIYKLACKVDVEACSNIWASFLSELPEILENLNLDAQELVNSDPASNNIEEVYLAYPGFFAIAIYRLSHKLHLLKTPLIPRLMSEYAHSKTGTDIHPGATIGKSFFIDHATGTVIGETCFIKDHVKIYQGVTLGALQVSKELKNVKRHPTVEENVTIYANATILGGKTVIGKNSIIGGNVWITESIPENSLVYHKAETRLKQNKNK is encoded by the coding sequence ATGACTGACAAAGAACGTAGCATACGTAAAATTATTTCTAGTAAAAACAGACCTCATTTAGACTTTAGTTTAAAAACTAAAACAGAGAAATTTACCGATAATTTATTTTACACATTATTCGATGCAAATGCGTGTGTTGCCAAAAATATTGAACAATTAGAATTAGATTTTGATGAAATCTACAAATTAGCTTGTAAAGTTGATGTTGAAGCTTGTAGTAATATTTGGGCCTCATTTTTATCTGAACTTCCAGAAATTTTAGAAAATCTAAATTTAGATGCGCAAGAATTGGTAAATAGCGATCCTGCATCTAATAATATTGAAGAAGTTTATTTAGCATATCCTGGTTTTTTCGCAATTGCTATTTATAGATTAAGCCATAAATTACACCTGCTTAAAACTCCATTAATACCAAGGTTAATGAGCGAATACGCACATAGCAAAACAGGTACAGATATTCACCCAGGAGCAACTATTGGAAAATCGTTTTTTATAGACCACGCAACCGGAACCGTAATTGGTGAAACTTGTTTTATAAAAGATCACGTAAAAATATACCAAGGCGTAACCTTAGGTGCCTTACAAGTTTCAAAAGAATTAAAAAATGTAAAAAGACACCCAACAGTTGAAGAAAATGTAACTATTTATGCCAATGCAACCATTCTTGGAGGAAAAACAGTTATTGGTAAAAATAGCATTATTGGAGGTAACGTTTGGATAACAGAATCAATCCCTGAAAACTCTTTAGTCTATCACAAAGCTGAGACTAGATTGAAACAAAACAAAAACAAATGA
- the leuB gene encoding 3-isopropylmalate dehydrogenase, producing MKLNIALLPGDGVGPEVIQQAAKTLDAIAEKYKHTFVYKYANIGAIAIEETGNPLPETTLKTCADADAILFGAIGELKYDNDPNAQVRPEQGLLELRKSLGLFANIRPLTTYDALIDQSNLKAHVIKDVDFVIYRELTSGIYFGDKELSENGNEATDTCKYTIDEIDRIAHLAFKSALIRRKKLTLVDKSNILETSRLWRKRVIEVSKNYPTVNLDFLLVDNAAMQLILNPKQFDVILTENMFGDILSDEASVISGSIGLLASASIGANNAMFEPVHGSYPEAKGKNIANPLAAVLSAAMLLDHFELHEEADAIRAAVEKSIELNITTPDLNSTNHFSTTNVGNFLSDFILDDENTFYNKNNIDLGQSTII from the coding sequence ATGAAATTAAATATCGCTTTGCTTCCAGGCGATGGAGTTGGTCCAGAAGTAATACAGCAAGCAGCAAAAACATTAGATGCAATTGCTGAAAAATACAAACACACATTTGTATATAAATATGCAAATATTGGCGCTATTGCAATAGAAGAAACTGGAAACCCATTGCCTGAAACTACTTTAAAAACATGTGCAGATGCAGATGCTATTTTATTTGGTGCTATTGGAGAACTTAAATACGATAACGACCCAAATGCCCAAGTAAGACCAGAACAAGGCTTACTGGAGCTTAGAAAAAGTTTAGGTTTATTTGCTAATATTCGCCCTTTAACTACATATGATGCGCTAATTGACCAATCTAACTTAAAAGCACATGTTATAAAAGATGTTGATTTTGTAATTTATAGAGAATTAACAAGTGGAATATATTTTGGAGATAAAGAATTAAGCGAAAACGGCAACGAAGCAACAGACACCTGTAAATACACTATTGATGAAATAGATAGAATTGCTCACTTAGCTTTTAAAAGCGCTTTAATAAGACGTAAAAAATTAACATTAGTAGACAAATCTAACATACTAGAAACATCTAGATTATGGAGAAAACGCGTAATTGAAGTCTCTAAAAATTATCCTACAGTAAATTTAGACTTTTTACTTGTTGATAATGCTGCAATGCAATTAATATTAAACCCAAAGCAATTTGATGTAATTTTAACTGAAAATATGTTTGGAGATATCCTATCTGATGAAGCTAGTGTAATTTCAGGCTCAATAGGCTTACTAGCTTCCGCTTCAATAGGTGCAAACAATGCAATGTTCGAACCAGTTCATGGCTCATACCCAGAAGCTAAAGGTAAAAATATTGCAAATCCTTTAGCTGCTGTTTTATCTGCAGCAATGCTTCTAGACCATTTTGAATTACACGAAGAAGCTGATGCAATTAGAGCTGCTGTAGAAAAATCGATTGAATTAAATATAACAACTCCCGATTTAAATAGCACAAATCACTTCTCTACAACAAATGTTGGAAACTTTTTAAGCGATTTTATTTTAGATGATGAAAATACTTTTTACAACAAAAATAATATAGACCTAGGACAATCTACAATTATTTAA
- a CDS encoding 2-isopropylmalate synthase has translation MSKNRVQIFDTTLRDGEQVPGCKLNTEQKLVIAKRLDLLGVDVIEAGFPISSPGDFTSVEEISKLVKDATVCGLTRANKKDIEIAAQALKFAKKPRIHTGIGTSESHIKYKFNSTQDKIIERAFEATAYAKKFVEDVEFYAEDAGRTDNEYLARVLEQVIKAGATVLNIPDTTGYCLPDEYGAKIKYLKENVKGIDNVTISCHCHNDLGLATANAIAGIQNGARQIECTINGIGERAGNTALEEVVMIMKQHPYLNLDTGVNTKLLYDTSLLVQRSMGMAVQPNKAVIGENAFAHSSGIHQDGVIKNRETYEIMNPEDVGVTESSIVLTARSGRAALAYRAKNIGYDLTKIELDDLYPQFLKFADFHKEVNNNDIHHLMELNKIKKTSIKL, from the coding sequence ATGAGTAAAAATCGAGTCCAAATTTTTGATACGACGTTAAGAGATGGAGAACAAGTCCCAGGCTGCAAGTTAAATACTGAACAAAAATTAGTAATTGCTAAACGACTTGATTTATTAGGGGTAGATGTTATAGAAGCAGGATTTCCTATATCTAGCCCAGGAGACTTTACGTCAGTAGAAGAAATATCAAAATTAGTAAAAGATGCTACAGTTTGTGGTTTAACTAGAGCAAACAAAAAAGATATTGAAATTGCTGCACAAGCATTAAAATTTGCAAAAAAACCACGAATACACACAGGAATAGGTACTTCCGAATCTCATATTAAATACAAATTTAATTCTACACAAGATAAAATAATTGAACGTGCTTTTGAAGCTACAGCATATGCTAAAAAGTTTGTTGAAGATGTTGAATTTTATGCTGAAGATGCAGGAAGAACAGATAACGAATATTTAGCAAGAGTGTTAGAACAAGTTATTAAAGCTGGTGCAACTGTTTTAAACATTCCAGATACTACAGGATACTGTTTACCAGATGAATATGGTGCAAAAATAAAATACTTAAAAGAAAATGTTAAAGGTATTGACAATGTAACTATTTCTTGCCACTGCCATAACGATTTAGGTTTAGCAACCGCAAATGCTATTGCAGGAATACAAAATGGTGCACGCCAAATAGAGTGTACTATTAATGGAATAGGAGAACGCGCCGGAAATACTGCTTTAGAGGAAGTTGTAATGATTATGAAACAACATCCATACTTAAATTTAGACACTGGAGTAAATACTAAACTATTATATGACACTAGTTTATTAGTACAACGCAGTATGGGAATGGCGGTACAACCAAACAAAGCTGTTATAGGTGAAAATGCCTTTGCCCATAGTTCAGGAATTCATCAAGATGGAGTAATTAAAAATAGAGAAACTTACGAAATTATGAATCCAGAAGATGTAGGTGTTACCGAATCTTCAATTGTTTTAACTGCCAGAAGCGGTAGAGCTGCCTTAGCCTATAGAGCCAAAAACATAGGTTATGACTTAACAAAAATAGAATTAGATGATTTATATCCTCAGTTTTTAAAGTTTGCAGACTTTCATAAAGAAGTGAATAATAACGATATTCATCACCTTATGGAATTAAATAAAATTAAAAAAACAAGCATTAAACTATAG
- the ilvD gene encoding dihydroxy-acid dehydratase translates to MQLNKYSKRVTQDATQPAAQAMLYGVGLSEDDMRKPQIGIASTGYDGNPCNMHLNGLAGKIKEAVNNNNEVGLVFNTIGVSDGISMGTSGMNYSLPSRDVIADSIEIVMNAQSYDGLVTVVGCDKNMPGAIMAMLRLNRPSLMVYGGTIASGKYNGKKLNIVSAFEALGQKIAGEITEEEYKEIIKNAIPGAGACGGMYTANTMASSIEALGFALPYNSSIPAENPHKENEIERIAAAIKNLLELDLKPLDIITKKSLENAIALVNALGGSTNAVLHYLAIAHAAGIEFTLEDFQRISDKTPLIADLKPSGEYLMEDIHGVGGTPAVMKYLLDEGYLHGDCMTVTGKTLAENLATVKPLSFEDKQQVIHQKEKALKSSGNLQILYGNLATEGSVAKISGKEGNLFEGKAVVFNSEQEANDGIGAGKVSRGDVVVIRYVGPKGGPGMPEMLKPTSMIMGAGLGKSVALITDGRFSGGTHGFVVGHITPEAQNGGGIGLVKDGDIIVIDAVNKTINMKISDAEMLKRKEQWRAPKLKHTKGILYKYAKTVSSASEGCVTDKF, encoded by the coding sequence ATGCAGTTAAATAAATATAGTAAAAGAGTTACTCAAGATGCTACGCAACCAGCAGCTCAAGCAATGTTATATGGAGTGGGGTTATCTGAAGATGACATGAGAAAGCCACAAATTGGTATTGCTAGTACAGGTTACGATGGTAATCCGTGTAATATGCACTTAAATGGTTTAGCTGGTAAAATTAAAGAAGCTGTTAACAACAATAATGAAGTTGGTTTAGTTTTTAATACTATTGGAGTAAGCGATGGTATTTCTATGGGAACTTCTGGAATGAACTATTCTTTGCCTTCTAGAGATGTTATTGCAGATTCTATTGAAATAGTAATGAATGCGCAAAGTTATGATGGTTTAGTTACTGTTGTAGGTTGTGATAAAAATATGCCAGGAGCAATTATGGCTATGTTGCGTTTAAACCGTCCATCTTTAATGGTGTATGGTGGAACTATTGCTTCAGGAAAATACAATGGAAAAAAATTAAATATTGTTTCTGCTTTTGAAGCTTTAGGTCAAAAAATAGCAGGAGAAATAACTGAAGAAGAATACAAAGAAATTATAAAAAATGCAATTCCAGGTGCAGGAGCTTGTGGTGGAATGTATACTGCAAATACAATGGCTTCTTCAATTGAAGCATTAGGATTTGCGCTGCCTTATAATTCTTCTATTCCTGCAGAAAATCCACATAAAGAAAATGAAATCGAGCGTATAGCAGCAGCAATTAAAAATTTATTGGAGTTAGATTTAAAACCTTTAGATATTATAACTAAAAAATCGTTAGAAAATGCGATTGCTTTGGTAAATGCTTTAGGAGGTTCTACAAATGCAGTGTTGCATTATTTAGCAATTGCACATGCTGCTGGAATTGAATTTACATTAGAAGATTTTCAGCGTATAAGTGATAAAACACCTTTAATTGCAGATTTAAAACCCAGTGGAGAATACTTAATGGAAGATATTCATGGAGTAGGTGGTACACCAGCTGTAATGAAATATTTGTTAGATGAAGGTTATCTACACGGAGATTGTATGACTGTTACAGGCAAAACATTGGCTGAAAATTTAGCAACTGTAAAACCATTGAGTTTTGAAGATAAACAACAGGTAATTCATCAAAAAGAAAAAGCATTAAAATCTTCTGGAAATCTTCAAATTTTATATGGAAATCTTGCAACAGAAGGATCTGTAGCAAAAATAAGTGGAAAAGAAGGTAATTTGTTTGAAGGAAAAGCAGTTGTTTTTAATAGCGAACAAGAAGCAAATGATGGTATTGGAGCAGGAAAAGTGTCTAGAGGCGATGTTGTTGTAATTAGATATGTTGGTCCAAAAGGTGGACCAGGAATGCCAGAAATGCTAAAACCAACTTCTATGATTATGGGAGCAGGTTTAGGAAAATCTGTCGCTTTAATTACAGACGGACGTTTTTCTGGTGGAACGCACGGGTTTGTAGTGGGACATATTACGCCAGAAGCTCAAAACGGAGGAGGAATTGGATTGGTAAAAGATGGTGATATAATTGTAATAGATGCAGTTAATAAAACTATAAACATGAAAATTTCTGACGCTGAAATGTTAAAAAGAAAAGAGCAGTGGAGAGCACCAAAATTAAAACATACAAAAGGAATATTATATAAATATGCAAAAACCGTTTCATCTGCTTCAGAGGGATGCGTAACGGATAAATTTTAA
- the ilvB gene encoding biosynthetic-type acetolactate synthase large subunit, which yields METLSKQVQEKKKAAAVKITGAEAVLKCLLEEGADLAYGYPGGAIMPVYDEIYKYREKFHHVLTRHEQGAIHAAQGFARVTGKPGIVFATSGPGATNLVTGIADAQIDSTPLVCVTGQVASHLLGSDAFQETDIIGISTPVTKWNYQITKASEIPEVMAKAFYIAKSGRPGPVLIDITKDAQFGELDFEYKKCEKIRSYRAIPKFDIEKIKEAATLINAAKKPLIVWGQGVIIGEAEQEFKNFIEKTDIPSASTVLGLSALETNHPLNVGMVGMHGNYAPNVLTNSCDVLIAIGMRFDDRVTGSLNTYAKQAKVIHFEIDPAEVDKNVKTDVAVLGTVKETLAEIMQYVEKSDHKIWMQEFDKLLQIEKDEVINDQLNPTKPGLTMGEVLGGINKETNGDAVIVSDVGQHQMFACRYADFIKTRSSVTSGGLGTMGFALPASIGAKIGAPEREVVAIIGDGGYQMTCNELGTILQTKAAVKIVVLNNSYLGMVRQWQELFFDKRYASTEMISPDFVKLAGAYDIEAKRVSKREDLDGAIKTMLASKEAYFLEVVIEQEDNVFPMIPTGASVSDIRLS from the coding sequence ATGGAAACATTGAGTAAACAGGTTCAAGAAAAAAAGAAGGCAGCAGCTGTTAAGATTACAGGTGCTGAGGCAGTTCTAAAATGTTTATTAGAAGAAGGTGCTGATTTAGCTTATGGCTATCCAGGCGGTGCCATAATGCCAGTTTATGATGAGATTTATAAATATCGTGAAAAATTTCATCACGTTTTAACACGTCATGAGCAAGGGGCAATACACGCTGCACAAGGTTTTGCACGTGTAACAGGAAAACCAGGAATTGTCTTTGCAACTTCTGGCCCAGGAGCTACAAACTTGGTAACTGGTATTGCAGATGCACAAATAGACTCTACACCATTAGTTTGTGTTACAGGGCAAGTAGCATCACATTTATTAGGGTCTGATGCATTTCAAGAAACAGATATTATTGGTATTTCTACACCAGTAACAAAATGGAATTATCAAATTACTAAGGCTTCAGAAATACCTGAAGTTATGGCTAAAGCATTTTATATAGCTAAATCTGGACGTCCAGGACCGGTATTAATTGATATTACAAAAGATGCACAGTTTGGTGAGTTAGATTTTGAATATAAAAAATGCGAAAAAATAAGAAGTTATAGAGCTATTCCTAAATTCGATATTGAAAAAATAAAAGAAGCAGCTACACTTATTAATGCAGCAAAAAAACCATTAATAGTTTGGGGACAAGGAGTTATTATTGGTGAAGCTGAACAAGAGTTTAAGAATTTTATAGAAAAAACTGATATTCCATCGGCTTCAACAGTTTTAGGACTTTCGGCTTTAGAAACAAACCATCCATTAAATGTTGGTATGGTTGGTATGCACGGAAATTATGCGCCAAATGTTTTAACTAATTCTTGTGATGTTTTAATTGCAATTGGAATGCGTTTTGATGATCGTGTTACAGGGAGTTTAAATACATATGCTAAACAAGCAAAAGTAATTCATTTTGAAATTGATCCTGCAGAAGTAGATAAAAACGTAAAAACAGATGTTGCCGTATTAGGAACTGTAAAAGAAACATTAGCAGAAATTATGCAATATGTTGAAAAATCAGATCATAAAATATGGATGCAAGAGTTTGATAAGTTACTTCAAATTGAAAAAGATGAAGTTATTAATGATCAATTAAATCCAACAAAACCTGGATTGACAATGGGTGAGGTTTTAGGTGGAATTAACAAAGAAACTAATGGCGATGCTGTAATAGTTTCAGATGTAGGTCAACATCAAATGTTTGCCTGTCGTTATGCAGATTTTATTAAAACTAGAAGTAGCGTTACTTCGGGAGGTTTAGGTACTATGGGATTCGCTTTGCCGGCTTCAATTGGTGCAAAAATTGGTGCTCCAGAACGTGAAGTTGTTGCAATTATTGGAGATGGAGGTTATCAAATGACTTGTAATGAGTTAGGTACTATTCTTCAAACAAAAGCAGCAGTTAAAATTGTAGTTTTAAACAATAGTTATTTAGGTATGGTACGCCAATGGCAAGAATTATTCTTTGACAAACGTTATGCTTCTACAGAAATGATAAGCCCAGATTTTGTAAAATTAGCTGGAGCTTACGATATTGAAGCTAAAAGAGTTTCTAAACGAGAAGATTTAGATGGAGCAATTAAAACTATGCTGGCTTCAAAAGAAGCTTATTTTTTAGAAGTTGTTATTGAGCAAGAAGATAATGTTTTTCCAATGATACCAACAGGAGCAAGTGTTTCAGATATAAGATTAAGTTAA
- the ilvN gene encoding acetolactate synthase small subunit, translated as MEVIKKLTFSVYTENNVGILNRLSAIFLKRHINIESMSVSKSEIEHVHRFTFVVNISKELARKVAGQLEKQIEVIRAFYHTEDEIIYNETALFKISTKHLHDEKLQKKFKFRRAHILTITESFFVIEASGTKENIDKMYRKLKPYGLLQFVRSGRIAITRPKMEISQLLKEIN; from the coding sequence ATGGAAGTAATAAAAAAATTAACATTTTCAGTATATACTGAAAATAACGTAGGGATATTAAATCGACTTTCCGCAATATTTTTAAAACGACATATTAATATAGAAAGTATGTCCGTTTCAAAATCGGAAATAGAACATGTACACAGATTTACCTTTGTGGTAAATATTTCTAAAGAATTAGCTAGAAAAGTTGCTGGACAATTAGAAAAACAAATTGAAGTAATTCGTGCTTTTTATCATACAGAAGATGAAATTATTTATAATGAGACTGCTTTGTTTAAAATTTCTACCAAACATTTACATGATGAGAAACTTCAAAAGAAATTTAAATTTAGAAGAGCTCATATACTTACAATAACTGAAAGTTTTTTTGTTATTGAAGCATCTGGCACAAAAGAGAATATTGATAAAATGTACAGGAAATTAAAACCTTATGGCTTGTTGCAGTTTGTTCGTTCAGGACGTATTGCAATTACACGACCAAAAATGGAAATATCGCAATTATTAAAAGAAATTAATTAA
- the ilvC gene encoding ketol-acid reductoisomerase yields the protein MANYFNTLSLRDKLDQLGRCRFMDSTEFSEGVEALKGKKIVIIGCGAQGLNQGLNMRDSGLDVSYTLRPAAISEKRQSFLNASENNFEVGTYEEMIPTADLLINLTPDKQHTAVVSAVMPLMKKGAALSYSHGFNIVEEGMQIRKDITVIMVAPKSPGSEVREEFKRGFGVPTLIAVHPENDPEGKGWDYAKAYAVATGGHTAGVLESSFVAEVKSDLMGEQTILCGLLQTGSILCFDKMVAEGVDAGYASKLIQYGWETITEALKHGGITNMMDRLSNPAKIAAFNASEELKDIMRPLFQKHMDDIMSGHFSKTMMEDWANDDVNLLTWRAETGETAFEKTPAADVEISEQEYFDNGVLMVAMVKAGVELAFESMTESGIIDASAYYESLHETPLIANTIARKKLFEMNRVISDTAEYGCYLFDHACKPLIADYVNKTPSNFVGKPFNDGETGVDNKELIEVNAEIRNHPVEEIGEFLRASMTAMIKIV from the coding sequence ATGGCAAATTATTTTAACACTCTTTCGTTAAGAGATAAGTTAGATCAATTAGGAAGATGTAGATTTATGGATTCTACAGAATTTAGTGAAGGTGTAGAAGCTTTAAAAGGAAAAAAAATAGTAATTATTGGTTGTGGAGCACAAGGTTTAAACCAAGGTTTAAATATGAGAGATTCTGGTTTAGATGTTTCTTATACATTAAGACCAGCTGCAATTTCAGAAAAAAGACAATCTTTTTTAAATGCATCTGAAAACAACTTTGAAGTTGGAACTTATGAAGAAATGATTCCTACGGCTGATTTGTTAATCAATTTAACGCCAGATAAACAACATACCGCTGTAGTTTCAGCAGTAATGCCTTTAATGAAAAAAGGTGCTGCATTATCTTATTCTCACGGATTTAATATTGTTGAGGAAGGTATGCAAATACGTAAAGATATTACGGTAATAATGGTTGCGCCTAAATCTCCTGGTTCTGAAGTAAGAGAAGAATTTAAAAGAGGTTTTGGAGTGCCAACTTTAATTGCTGTACATCCAGAAAATGATCCTGAAGGAAAAGGTTGGGATTATGCAAAAGCTTATGCTGTTGCTACTGGTGGACATACAGCTGGAGTGTTAGAATCTTCATTTGTTGCTGAGGTAAAATCAGATTTAATGGGTGAGCAAACGATACTTTGTGGATTATTGCAAACAGGTTCTATTTTATGTTTTGATAAAATGGTAGCTGAAGGTGTTGATGCGGGTTACGCTTCAAAACTAATTCAATATGGTTGGGAAACAATCACAGAAGCTTTAAAACATGGAGGTATTACCAATATGATGGATCGTTTATCGAATCCAGCAAAAATTGCCGCATTTAATGCTTCAGAAGAATTAAAAGATATTATGCGTCCATTATTTCAAAAACATATGGATGATATTATGAGTGGTCATTTTTCTAAAACAATGATGGAAGATTGGGCAAATGACGATGTAAACTTATTAACTTGGAGAGCAGAAACCGGAGAAACTGCTTTTGAAAAAACACCAGCTGCTGATGTAGAAATTTCTGAGCAGGAGTATTTCGACAACGGAGTATTAATGGTGGCGATGGTAAAAGCGGGTGTAGAATTAGCTTTTGAATCTATGACAGAATCTGGAATTATTGATGCTTCAGCTTATTACGAATCTTTACACGAAACACCATTAATTGCAAATACAATTGCACGTAAAAAATTATTTGAAATGAACCGTGTAATTTCTGATACTGCAGAATATGGTTGTTATTTATTTGACCATGCTTGTAAGCCTTTAATTGCAGATTATGTAAATAAAACACCAAGTAATTTTGTTGGTAAACCATTTAATGATGGTGAAACAGGAGTAGATAATAAAGAATTAATAGAAGTAAATGCTGAAATTAGAAATCATCCAGTTGAAGAAATTGGAGAGTTTTTAAGAGCATCTATGACTGCAATGATTAAAATAGTTTAA
- the ilvA gene encoding threonine ammonia-lyase IlvA, translating into MLSETIKNSISLEEIYKAQQSIRGVVQATPLVFMKNFSEYYNANIYFKREDLQVVRSYKIRGAYNKIQGLSKNELQNGIVCASAGNHAQGVAFACKKLKVQGTVFMPVTTPAQKIQQVSMFGGSFVDVKLIGDSFDDSQKAASEFCELHKSTFVHPFDDIDVIAGQGTIGLEILNDIDTQVDYLYMPVGGGGLASGVGSVFKTLSPATKLIGVEPKGAPSLTTSLEKGENTTLSEIEKFVDGAAVKRMGDLTFEFCKNLLDGTDTICEGLICETILKVYNENALVVEPAGALAIAALEKQKEQIKGKTVVCIVSGGNNDITRMEEMKERALLYQGLKHYFIIRFPQRAGALKEFVVDVLGPNDDIAYFEYTKKNNRDKGPAVVGIELKSKNDFKPLIERMEQKGFLSEYLNENQQLFQFLV; encoded by the coding sequence ATTTTGAGTGAAACTATTAAAAATAGTATTTCATTAGAAGAAATATATAAAGCTCAACAGAGCATTAGAGGAGTTGTACAAGCAACTCCTTTAGTGTTTATGAAAAATTTTTCTGAATATTATAACGCCAATATTTATTTTAAAAGAGAAGATTTACAGGTAGTCCGTTCTTATAAAATTAGAGGTGCTTATAATAAAATTCAAGGCTTATCTAAAAACGAATTACAAAATGGAATTGTTTGTGCTAGTGCAGGAAATCATGCGCAAGGTGTTGCTTTTGCTTGTAAAAAGTTGAAAGTTCAAGGAACGGTTTTTATGCCTGTAACAACACCAGCTCAAAAAATTCAACAAGTTAGTATGTTTGGAGGCAGTTTTGTAGATGTTAAATTAATTGGAGATAGTTTTGATGATAGTCAAAAAGCTGCTTCAGAATTTTGTGAGCTTCATAAAAGCACTTTTGTACATCCTTTTGATGATATAGATGTTATAGCTGGACAAGGTACCATTGGTTTAGAGATTTTAAACGATATAGATACGCAAGTTGATTATTTGTATATGCCTGTTGGCGGTGGTGGTTTAGCTTCTGGTGTTGGAAGTGTGTTTAAAACCTTAAGTCCAGCAACAAAGTTAATTGGAGTAGAGCCTAAAGGAGCACCATCTTTAACAACTTCATTAGAAAAAGGTGAGAATACCACTTTAAGTGAAATAGAAAAATTTGTTGATGGAGCTGCCGTAAAACGTATGGGAGATCTTACGTTTGAGTTTTGTAAAAACTTATTAGATGGTACAGATACAATTTGCGAAGGTTTAATTTGCGAAACAATTTTAAAGGTATATAACGAAAATGCTTTGGTTGTAGAGCCAGCAGGAGCATTGGCCATTGCGGCATTAGAAAAACAAAAAGAACAAATTAAAGGTAAAACAGTTGTTTGTATTGTAAGTGGAGGTAATAATGATATTACCCGAATGGAAGAAATGAAGGAGCGTGCCTTATTATACCAAGGTTTAAAACATTATTTTATTATACGTTTTCCGCAAAGAGCTGGTGCTTTAAAAGAATTTGTAGTTGATGTTTTAGGTCCTAATGATGATATTGCATATTTTGAATATACCAAAAAAAATAATAGAGATAAAGGACCAGCTGTGGTTGGTATAGAGCTAAAATCTAAAAACGATTTTAAACCTTTAATAGAAAGGATGGAACAAAAAGGATTTTTAAGTGAGTATTTAAATGAAAATCAACAATTGTTTCAATTTTTAGTTTAG
- a CDS encoding GNAT family N-acetyltransferase, with protein MKVVIANISHIKYAELICKTIEESAKVRGTGIAQRSPEYIIKKISTGDAVIATENDEFAGFCYIETWDNASFVVNSGLIVHPNFRNQGLAKTIKKKILEYSQEKYPGAKVFGITTGLAVLKINYELGYQPVTFSELTTDEGFWNGCRTCKNFDVLTRTERKMCLCTGMLYDPKAQQNVKKHKFNLKVLNRLKKIKQSLFLKKSNK; from the coding sequence ATGAAAGTTGTTATTGCTAATATATCGCATATTAAATATGCGGAATTAATTTGTAAGACTATTGAAGAGTCTGCAAAAGTGAGAGGTACTGGTATAGCGCAAAGATCTCCAGAATATATCATAAAAAAAATTAGTACAGGTGATGCTGTAATTGCTACTGAAAATGATGAATTTGCAGGGTTTTGTTATATAGAAACTTGGGATAATGCTTCTTTTGTGGTGAACTCGGGTTTAATAGTACATCCAAATTTTAGAAACCAAGGTTTGGCAAAAACTATTAAAAAGAAAATACTAGAATATTCTCAAGAAAAATATCCCGGAGCTAAAGTTTTTGGTATAACTACAGGTTTAGCTGTTTTAAAAATTAATTACGAATTGGGTTATCAACCAGTAACGTTTTCTGAATTAACTACAGATGAAGGGTTTTGGAACGGGTGTAGAACTTGTAAGAATTTTGATGTTTTAACTAGAACAGAACGTAAAATGTGTTTGTGTACAGGAATGTTATACGATCCAAAAGCACAACAAAACGTAAAAAAACACAAATTCAATTTAAAAGTATTAAACAGATTAAAAAAAATTAAACAATCATTGTTTTTAAAAAAAAGTAATAAGTAA